The Actinomycetota bacterium genome includes a region encoding these proteins:
- a CDS encoding NAD(P)/FAD-dependent oxidoreductase — protein MSSNGYDAIVVGGGHNGLTASAYLARAGLRTLVLERRDLVGGACVTEEIAPGVRASTTSYIASMLRPEVIRDLQLEQRGLRMVPCEPGLQSVFEDGTVIPYWTDHERTVREWSKISAADAKTFDTVDKRLKHLARYLQGFFLEEPPDVHARGWKKLSEGRRLLKRFRTIKGDEITDLVSFLTGSLGEFLDRHFESEYIKRMYLANNVYGMHSPPYRPGTAIGLLFHLLSGGDDDVQGFYGHVIGGMGSITQAIASAATDAGVEIRTDAPVARILTQDGRATGVVLEDGTELHAKTIVSNADPKRTFLGLLEKGDLSEEFRLSVEGIKMDGPCAKVNMALSEEPRWTGMPDDADPIRRSLATLVPTLEAAERMYDVAKWGEIPEDLWVDCVVASNVDDSLAPPGTHVMTCFVQYVPYELREGTWDDKRDLLGRRVVQKIAHYAPNVPNAIQAMQVVTPLDLERTYGLTEGNIFHGDLNIEQLFFMRPVPGYADYRTPVDGLYLCGAGVHPGGGVTGAPGYAASHKVLRDLKKRR, from the coding sequence ATGAGTTCGAACGGCTACGACGCGATCGTCGTGGGCGGGGGCCACAACGGCCTGACCGCCTCGGCCTACCTCGCACGCGCCGGACTGCGGACGCTCGTGCTCGAACGCCGCGATCTCGTGGGCGGAGCGTGTGTCACCGAGGAGATCGCGCCGGGGGTTCGGGCGTCGACCACCTCCTACATCGCGTCGATGCTGCGACCCGAGGTGATCCGTGACCTGCAGCTGGAGCAGCGGGGGCTGCGTATGGTCCCGTGCGAACCGGGTCTGCAGTCGGTGTTCGAGGACGGCACGGTGATCCCGTACTGGACCGATCACGAGCGCACGGTCCGGGAATGGTCCAAGATCTCCGCCGCCGACGCGAAGACCTTCGACACGGTGGACAAGCGGCTCAAGCACCTCGCGCGCTACCTGCAGGGGTTCTTCCTGGAGGAGCCGCCGGACGTGCACGCACGCGGCTGGAAGAAGCTGTCCGAGGGGCGCAGGCTGCTGAAGCGGTTCCGGACAATCAAGGGGGACGAGATCACCGACCTCGTCTCGTTCCTCACCGGTTCGCTGGGGGAGTTCCTCGACCGGCACTTCGAGTCGGAGTACATCAAGCGGATGTACCTGGCGAACAACGTCTACGGGATGCACTCGCCCCCCTACCGGCCGGGAACGGCGATCGGACTGCTGTTCCACCTGCTGTCGGGCGGCGACGACGACGTCCAGGGCTTCTACGGTCACGTGATCGGCGGCATGGGTTCGATCACCCAGGCGATCGCCTCCGCCGCGACCGACGCCGGCGTCGAGATCCGCACCGACGCTCCCGTCGCCAGGATCCTCACGCAGGACGGACGCGCGACCGGTGTCGTGCTCGAGGACGGCACCGAACTGCACGCCAAGACCATCGTGTCGAACGCCGACCCGAAACGCACGTTCCTCGGCCTGCTCGAGAAGGGCGACCTGTCGGAGGAGTTCCGCCTGTCGGTCGAGGGCATCAAGATGGACGGTCCGTGCGCGAAGGTGAACATGGCGCTGTCCGAGGAGCCTCGCTGGACCGGCATGCCCGACGACGCCGATCCGATCCGCCGCTCGCTCGCGACGCTCGTGCCGACGCTGGAGGCCGCGGAGCGGATGTACGACGTCGCCAAGTGGGGTGAGATCCCCGAGGACCTGTGGGTCGACTGCGTCGTCGCGTCCAACGTCGACGACTCCCTCGCGCCCCCGGGGACCCACGTGATGACGTGCTTCGTGCAGTACGTGCCCTACGAGCTCCGAGAAGGAACGTGGGACGACAAGCGCGACCTGCTGGGCCGCCGCGTCGTGCAGAAGATCGCGCACTACGCGCCGAACGTGCCCAACGCGATCCAGGCGATGCAGGTCGTCACCCCGTTGGATCTGGAACGAACGTACGGCTTGACCGAGGGGAACATCTTCCACGGTGACCTCAACATCGAGCAGCTGTTCTTCATGCGTCCCGTCCCCGGATATGCCGACTACCGCACGCCGGTGGACGGTCTCTACCTGTGCGGCGCCGGCGTGCACCCCGGCGGCGGCGTCACCGGCGCCCCAGGCTACGCCGCGAGCCACAAGGTGCTGCGCGACCTGAAGAAGCGCCGCTGA
- a CDS encoding homocysteine S-methyltransferase family protein, with amino-acid sequence MPGGILERLAAGPVLGDGGYLLELEKRGYVQAGPFTPEVVLDHPDALTQLHREFLRSGVDVLQTMTFYASDDKLATVGLEGKVDEINRDAVRIARQVADESDALVAGNLSVTWAYEPADPASADHVRALFDRQLQAQLDAGPPDFWIGETFSYVGEALLFVERAKTTGLPVMATMSYEQSDPKAYEGDTPEEAAVKLQDAGADIVGVNCLNGPVQQLRIAKRIRAAVSGPVATQPVAYATTDDKPDFTSFENFPYALDPMQVSRHDMAEFTSEANEAGIGFIGSCCGSVAGHIRAMAKVLGKLPDAERPWRSTSGKAMSAYEYYDHTETETGA; translated from the coding sequence ATGCCCGGAGGGATCCTGGAACGACTGGCTGCGGGGCCGGTGCTCGGCGACGGTGGCTACCTGCTCGAGCTCGAGAAGCGCGGCTACGTGCAGGCCGGACCCTTCACGCCCGAGGTCGTCCTCGACCACCCCGACGCCCTGACCCAGCTGCACCGCGAGTTCCTGCGGTCGGGGGTCGATGTGCTCCAGACGATGACCTTCTACGCGAGCGACGACAAGCTCGCGACGGTCGGGCTCGAGGGGAAGGTCGACGAGATCAACCGCGACGCCGTGCGGATCGCCCGGCAGGTCGCCGACGAGTCCGACGCGCTCGTCGCGGGCAACCTCTCGGTCACGTGGGCCTACGAGCCCGCCGATCCGGCCAGCGCCGATCACGTCCGCGCGCTCTTCGACCGCCAGCTCCAGGCGCAGCTCGATGCGGGACCCCCCGACTTCTGGATCGGGGAGACGTTCAGCTACGTCGGAGAGGCCCTCCTGTTCGTCGAACGCGCGAAGACCACCGGGCTCCCGGTGATGGCGACGATGTCCTACGAGCAGTCCGATCCCAAGGCCTATGAGGGCGACACCCCGGAAGAGGCGGCGGTCAAGCTCCAGGACGCCGGCGCGGACATCGTCGGGGTGAACTGCCTCAACGGCCCGGTCCAGCAGCTGCGGATCGCGAAGCGGATCCGGGCGGCGGTCTCCGGACCGGTCGCGACCCAGCCCGTGGCGTACGCGACGACCGACGACAAGCCCGACTTCACCTCGTTCGAGAACTTCCCCTACGCGCTCGATCCGATGCAGGTCTCGCGCCACGACATGGCCGAGTTCACCAGCGAGGCGAACGAGGCCGGCATCGGGTTCATCGGCTCGTGCTGCGGCTCGGTCGCGGGACACATCCGTGCGATGGCCAAGGTGCTCGGCAAGCTGCCCGACGCGGAGCGCCCGTGGCGCTCGACGTCGGGTAAGGCGATGTCGGCCTACGAGTACTACGACCACACCGAGACCGAGACCGGCGCGTGA
- a CDS encoding PAS domain-containing protein, with amino-acid sequence MQETSDRHDNLAEAVRDSFRPAIDLAPVITYIDDLDGASTSLYVSPQTEELLGFSEQDWLDDPDLWEKMIHPDDLERVLRENDESETTGYFSTDYRILTRDGRTRWIHDEAVIVRDGDTPIFWRGSMVDITDRKLVEDTLRRTEAQYRALVERIPGCVYIEELETSRLIYMSPQIEEITGYPDAAFVRTADMWHDIVHPDDRARYMEADHDAGVSGEAFLMEYRTVRPDGTVVWVRDESHQIVEDGVPLFRQGLVIDVTERHVAERERAELLGRLVTAQEEERARIASSIHDEPIQKMTAVGLRLFTLRSHVRGEGTGAVLDQLESSVNEAITRMRGLLFELRPPALERDGLASALRQYADTTAREGDPRVTVESLLTIDPPMATRTIAYRIVQEALSNARRHAGATRIAVELDDHEGGVRGRVIDDGSGFTVDAAGALAADAAHLGIATMRERAEMAKGWIRVESGPGEGTSVEFWLPAT; translated from the coding sequence ATGCAGGAAACCAGCGACCGGCACGACAACCTGGCCGAAGCCGTGCGTGATTCGTTCCGACCTGCGATCGACCTCGCCCCGGTCATCACCTACATCGACGACCTCGACGGCGCGAGCACCTCCCTGTACGTGAGCCCCCAGACGGAGGAGCTGCTCGGCTTCTCCGAGCAGGACTGGCTCGACGACCCGGATCTATGGGAGAAGATGATCCACCCGGACGATCTCGAACGCGTCCTGCGGGAGAACGACGAGTCGGAGACGACCGGCTACTTCTCGACCGACTACCGCATCCTGACGAGGGACGGTCGCACGCGCTGGATCCACGACGAGGCCGTGATCGTCCGCGACGGCGACACCCCTATCTTCTGGCGTGGGTCGATGGTCGACATCACCGACCGCAAGCTCGTGGAGGACACGCTCCGGCGAACCGAGGCGCAGTACCGGGCACTGGTCGAGCGGATCCCCGGGTGCGTGTACATCGAGGAGCTCGAGACGAGTCGCCTAATCTACATGAGCCCGCAGATCGAGGAGATCACCGGGTACCCCGACGCCGCGTTCGTCCGCACCGCGGACATGTGGCACGACATCGTGCACCCGGACGATCGGGCCCGGTACATGGAGGCCGACCACGACGCGGGGGTCTCGGGCGAGGCGTTCTTGATGGAGTACCGGACGGTGCGTCCCGACGGGACGGTCGTGTGGGTCCGCGACGAGTCCCACCAGATCGTCGAGGACGGCGTGCCGCTGTTCCGGCAGGGGCTCGTGATCGACGTGACCGAGCGCCACGTCGCCGAGCGTGAGCGTGCCGAGCTGTTGGGACGCCTCGTCACCGCCCAGGAGGAAGAGCGGGCGCGGATCGCCTCATCGATCCACGACGAGCCGATCCAGAAGATGACCGCGGTCGGGCTCCGGCTGTTCACGCTGCGATCCCATGTTCGCGGCGAGGGAACCGGGGCGGTGCTGGACCAGCTCGAGAGCTCGGTCAACGAGGCGATCACGCGCATGCGCGGCCTGCTGTTCGAGCTGCGTCCTCCGGCGCTGGAACGCGACGGTCTCGCGAGCGCGCTGCGCCAGTACGCCGACACGACCGCCCGGGAAGGCGACCCACGGGTGACGGTCGAGAGCCTGCTGACGATCGACCCGCCGATGGCCACACGCACGATCGCCTACCGGATCGTGCAGGAGGCGCTCTCCAACGCCCGGCGCCACGCGGGGGCCACGAGGATCGCCGTCGAGCTCGACGATCACGAGGGCGGGGTCCGCGGCCGGGTGATCGACGACGGATCGGGGTTCACTGTCGACGCGGCCGGGGCGCTCGCCGCCGACGCCGCGCACCTGGGGATCGCCACGATGCGTGAGCGGGCCGAGATGGCCAAGGGCTGGATCCGGGTGGAAAGCGGACCTGGCGAGGGAACCTCCGTCGAGTTCTGGCTCCCCGCGACCTGA